From the Nematostella vectensis chromosome 7, jaNemVect1.1, whole genome shotgun sequence genome, the window GCTGTCTCCCTTTTCTTTCCAAAGAAGTCATCGGTGACATTGTGGATGCTGTTGGTGATGGACGTTGCCTTCATTTTCATCCCTCTGCAGTATTCTTGTGCAAAATCCGAGGAGGCATCACGGTTGGACTCCTTGAAAGCCTTCTCTACCTTGTACTTGCGTGACCGTGACCATAGTGACAACGCCGCCAACTCGTAACGCAATCCTTTGAAGCACCCTTTGACTTCTTCAAGGATGTTCACGTCGTCTTCGTTGTTGGCTACGGCTTGGCTCCTGCTATCGCCCCATCCAAGCGTCGTGTATTTCTGCTCTGTCTCGGACTCATACCTCCACGGGTTCCCCACGTCGTACTGTTGCGAAGTGGGAAATAATTTAGTGTCCTTGATCTTAGACATATTATCCTTTAACCTTCCGGTTGCATAGTCTATAAACACCTGCATCATTTTAGTGTCTTCAGGGTCTTGATTCCTAAAGGCATGAACCTCCTTGTAGGCTTCGTTCAGAATCGCGATGAACATATTGATCAAGATTGTTGCCATTGCTGTCATATATCCAAAGAAGTAAATTGGACCTATGAATCCGCTTGAAGATTTAAGGGCCTCCCAATCCGGATCACCGCCAACAAACATAGAGAACTGTGTACGGAATACTCGAACTACGGTGGAATAGGCCGTCGTCGTTGGACCAAACGCCAGGAAGGCCACTTGTGCAAAGGCTATGAAGGCTACCAGGAAGACCACGGAGTAGGACACCAGGCGCTTCGCAGACTTCTTCATACTACCAGCGAGAAGGCTGATGTGTTTGTTAAACTTCAAGATCCTGAGTAGCTTTACAGTGATAACAAATATGAGAACAGCCATTAGCGCATTTTCAATTTCCGACCACATAACCACGTAGTGGAAGCTAGATGTCTTGAAGGGATTCTCGTGTACGCGGTTTACTAGCTGGCTGGCATGGTAACGGCGGAAGATTGACAGCACAATGGTTGCTATAGCAGCGAGAACCTGAATAATCTCTATCCAGTTCCAGGCAGACTTGAAATAGGCGCACCTCTGCCTGTAGAGCTTGATGAGTTCGGCAATGATAAAGTATATCACTATGAGGATCAGAACCAGTTCACAAACTGCGTATAGGGACTGCAGACCGTGTGACCTTGAACCGTACAATGACATTGTTTTTATGGATCGATACGTCGTACCGCCTCCAGTTGCCAACCTTTCATAAAGATAAGTGACTGCACTGAAGTAACTATTTGACGGCTCAAACACCAGCACCTCCATAAAAACAGCACGTGTCCTTTCATCGATCCAATTATTCTTCTTCAGATTGTGCATTACCCTCAATGCCGACGATGCAGTATATCCCAAGTCTGCCACATATCCACCCCCACCGTATAAATCTTTGTCTCCCTGGAAGGGGAGGGTGTGGAGGCTCGATGCCGTCTTGTAGCGCCATGGTCTAGGACACATCTGATATAGCTCGAACTCCGAGTGAAAGAAGGTTTCGTTCTGTGTGAGGGCGTCCCAACCAGGTCTGTTGTATAATGTTTTATACTCCGCTTTAAAGGAGTAGTGTGGATAACAAGGCCTGAGTCTCGTGGCGAAGCTGTCGTAACGGTCACCAATAGGGCACTCGTCTGAAAAGGACAACATATATGTTCTAATATGTTCATAGAAAGTATGGAAAAATCACAAGGTGGAAGATTTGTACAATGCATTCAAGACTACTGACAGAAGCGAACCTGCCTTTAGCAAATTAACTAGGTTTACCACCCGGTAAATTATATttggcaaaattttgataGAGTGCTTAAAGGGGAAAACAGCCCAGGAACGCCCCTGACTGCTACTCGAGGCTAGTAATATCAGCATTATCATCACTGCAGCATCTTTTTTCTCCGGTGCTTACCATTCTCAACTCTGAGCTGCCTGAGTCTTGGCATTCCAACCAAGTAGCCGATCCGATTGGATAAGAATCCCTCCTTGTATTCAAACGGCTGATTATTGTACCAGGTCGGATCATACATGCCAGGTACCATGTAGGTCTCTGCCCACTTCCAGAAATTCTCTTCACTGCCAATCTGCACACAACAAACATGAAATTACCGTGTGTGTCTTATGAAATAGCGTGAAAGGGTTTGTGGCCTCCAATTGACACTTCGTCTGTATCGATGTTCTTCACAGTGAATAGTGTTGCGGGGTAGGCTTAATATTTTACTTCCGAATAAATAGGCGCAACTACCATAGTTGCGGCCACCTTTGTGACTAAACCTTGTGGCCACAGAAATAGGCCTTAATAAAGGTTCACAAGAGAAGTTACCAAACTGAAACtaaaactactctgtttctcAAAGCAAGAGGCACTTAATAGAGGCGACATAGCCACTTATAGTTCCGAGTCAGTTTTTGCGTAGATCTCTGTGATTCCGTGTTACAAAGGCCCAAACTTTACCCGCTTTACCTTATCAAACTTGATGAGGATATCATCGATGCCTTTTGTCATGAGGAACCTGCCAACGCTTCTACTGCCATAGCACAGAACCATTAACATCCAGGCAAATGTCAGGTAGAAGAAGAGCTCAATCAACGTGCGCGCCATGTTCAACACCCTAACGCGGTACTGACGAAACACCtgaaagggaaaaaaagaatcatACCTTTCCATAACCCAAAGACGGAACTTAACAAGCCTTCAGTGAAAAGGGATGTGTTAGAAACTTTTCCATAGTCCAACTAACACGAGGGCAGACCACAACAAGCCTATAGGGAATGTAGATGTGTTAGGAGCTTTCACAAAGTCAACACGGAGTTCCACCACAATAAGGCTGCAAGGGAAGGGAGTGTGGTAGCTTTCCCATAGTCAAAATAACAAGAGGCGAGACTACGTAGCCTCCGGTCTCGGTTATGCGATAACGTCCCAGCAATTGCAAATAATAATACCGCTAAATGCTGTAGCGTACAATCCAAGCTGATTTACTTACCTCCATTTCCTCTCTCTTAGGAGACTTTGGCTCCTCAATCTCGCCTTTAACCTTGCTGAAGTGTGACGCGCCGCCGTTTTTCTGGGCATGCGCTGATTCTTCCTTCTCCATCTGTTCCTCCGGAGCTTTTTTTATGATGAAAGCGAGAAGCGATGCCACAATTACCACTTTGATAGGCTGGATGAAGATGACGTCTTGTGAAAACGACACCAAGATCGATGTGAGCCATTGATTGGACACCTCTCGTCCCCACATCATGCTATAGAACAGCGTAAATGTTGCGGACGCAAGGGATGCAGAAATTGCAAGCACCCAGGCCACGTATATACAAAAATGTGGGAACGCAAagcctttcttttctttcttttctctatCCTGATTTTTCTCATTGTCATTCTTTCGTTTGCTGTTTTTGAATAGCATCACAATAAAAATGTTGATCGGTACCACAAGAAGACTACTTTCTATGCCTATGATGATTTGTTTGACGCTAAGCACGAGTGGTCCTAGCTGGAATGAGTCCTTGGATTCTTCCCCAAACTGATAGAACATAGCGTTCGTCACCATCGCCGTCAACAGCACACATAAACAGCACGTGACTCTCTGTACACGCGTGAATGGACTCGTAGGGGGTCTGGTAACCACTGACATCCACAGATGACCATCGCCAAGACCAGTTGCGGCGCGGTTGTAGAATTTATTCTTAAAGCTGTTAATTTCTTCTTCAGATGATGCATAGAACACTTTATCAATCCGACCGTCTCCCTTCTCCAGTGCGAGCCATTTGTTACAGACAAAGAACCACTTGTGGTCACTCTGCACGTCCCGGATGACCACTTGTCGTAGGTACCAGGCAGGATGGCGGCCGGAATTGTCGTGCCACACCTGAGAAAAGAAGCCAACTCTAATTTATCGACAACCAACGTGTTCAAGTTGCTTAGGCGTGTGCGGGGAAGGGATTCGGTGCAATTAAAAAGACATGGCAATTCACTAAAAAGACGATTAAtagggggaggaagggtgcacTAGCTCCCAAGCGATCACCCTACTCCATACCTTAATGTGTTGGATATCTCCTAGGCTTTGCTCTGCAGGGAAAATAAATGTGTTCACGCTTCCTCGTGCGAAGAGCTTCTTGTCACACATTGCGCTGTACGACAGTGGCACCGTGCCGGTGTCCATATCGTCTCCGTATATCTTCATAGCCACGTTGGAAGTTGTACCGCAGCGTCGCCATATACCAGTGTATACCGTGATCTCGTAGCAGTACGTGCCATTTGGTGTTTGCCCGACTGGTACGGAGCTCAAGACCTGAACGAAGCAGGAGATTAGGTATTGCTTACGCTAGCAGGGGAGCCTGGCTGGCGCAGTTGGCAGCGCGTTGCTCTGGGGTGCCTGTGCCTCTTATTATCGCGGGTTCTGGGTTCGGTTCCCGATTCCATGAGATGATTTGCTGGTTCTCCCAAGTTCACTATAGGTTTTccgttttttcttcttttaaacAAAATGTGCACAAACAAATAACGATGTAAACTATCATCCATGGCCGTCTGACCGTCTAGCGACTGGCTGATGCAGCCTCCTATTCCTATGACTCAACCACTTTGTGCGCTTGTAATTCAACATTCCAGCTGTATTTTAGCAAGGACAGCGACTAGCTTCAGatatttatttctctttcaaaaattttaaataacgTTCGCGCATCCCTTGAAATTGAGACATGCCTAGTAAATGGTTGTCGAATACGCCGAATTAATAGTTCTTCTGgcaatatgcaatatttttatttaatctgACAAAATAAAGTGTGCCAGAGATGAAACCAATTGTAAGTGCACGGTTTTATATTCATCGTTACAGTACCGTTACTTGGTATCTTTTTCAAAATgtaatcaaaataaataaagaacaaaattCACTTGAAGGCTCTTCCAAGATTAATTAACTAAACTTACCTTTTGTTTGTCACTTTTGTCCGCTCTTCTTGCGAATATAACAGCTATTATGTAGAACGCGAATATAGTACAAAGGGTAGTCAACACGACGAAGTTCTTGGTCTTTCCGATGTTAGCAAATCCTGCCCAGACTTTGTCGAAGTCGATGGGGTTTGGCGCCACGAAGAAGTCTCCCCCAAATGACGACAAGTGGTTGCACAGACACACGATCGAGCTGTTCATAATCTTGGGGCTGACCTGCAAGGCGATTATAGCAAGTATCATATATAACAAGTATATTCTTCAAGAAAACTTTACAAGAACGCTCGTTTTggttatgttttattttgctgGGAATGGACACTAGTATGACTTGTAAATGACCATCGAAAAACAAGATTTATTTCAGTTATAAGCTGAGACGGGTAATGATACACAATACAGGTAATACTAAATAGACGCCATAAAGTATGTCCCCTTAACCGCTTTCACATCATGCTCTGCTAAATACAAGAGCGCAAGTGCACACAAACTACTTACCCTACAGCCATCGCTCGTCCATTTCTGTTTATCCTCCGACCAATACAAGCACGACTTTGCTGATATAGCTATTGAGTAGTTTACGTCTGTCTGAGGATCATACTTTGGGCGAATGATTTGCGGTGTAGGAGGAGGAGTGGTTGGTGGGTCCTTGAACTCGGCACAAATCACATCTCGTTTCTGTCTCCCGGATAAACAAGATCTTCGTCTCCTTGACTTCGCATCGGCCCCCGTGTGGTTATACAACAAACCAATGAAGTATAATCCTGTACCGTTTATCATTTCTTGTGATATAGTTATCACGTAAGGGTCCCTGGTACAGTTGAAGTATCCTGCCTCCTGGGTTACACTATCGCCGATTCCATAATCCGTGAGTACTTGCCCGCTTTCAAGATCCTTATCACTGACCTTTGTACAGCTAGAGTAGTCAGGTACCTTGGTATGATAATCATGGGTTTCCACTGTAGGGCGCCGTCTATGTCTGAAATAAACCGACAGTTCTTTTCCTCCTGTAGGTATCAGCGTCACTTGTATGGTCACGTCTTTGGATGTAACGTTTGTTGTGTGAAATTGCATGCTGCCATTGACGCTCGGTTTGAGAAAGCTGGCTATTGGTGGTAAGACCTTTGCATCGGGTGGTCCTTCGACTATGAGCTCAATTTCCTCTCTTAATCCAGAAATTTCAAGCTTTTGACCGGAAGTGTCTTTTAAGTCGATACTGAGAACAGGGGACTTAACTTTATCCGCGCTTGCGTCCCATGTATACGGGTTTTGCTTCATTGAAAGCATCTGAATACAAAACGGTAATGACTGATTTCAAGTTGGCGGCTATATAAATGTTAGCTTATTGAATAAAATCAAGTAAATCGAAACTACTTTTAAATTCAAAGTCAAGCGTGGATCTAGGGCATGTGAATAGTTATTTCTTGCGAAATGAGTAGTTGTTGTAGATAAATAGATGATAGTATGCTTTTATATTTGTATTCTGTTGTGCCGCCGAACATAAGCATTAAAGGCCGTAAAACTACAATGGCACAGTAGTCTATTAAGATCTCCTGGAGTTCGTAAACTTTTCGCTTAAACCGGGGCCCGCAAGGTATTTATTTACCCTTAGATTTTCTGTTAAAAGAGCGTACACTTAATCGAAAAGAAAACTGTCATCAAAGCTAAATAATTGGTTATCCACATATGATTGGCAGAATTACTACCTGTGTGTCGACAGCTGAGTGGGTTCCCATGCCTCGTAGAAGCACATCCGATTTAGGCAGTGCAACCTTGCTATTCCCCACACTTTTAGGCTTACTGAGATCCTCGGGCTTTTTTCTGTCAAGGACCATCTGAATGCTTTGTGTCTGGATCAGGATTGGTTCATCTTCCGTTGTCTGTCTCTTCAACAAACTGTCGCCGACGTTTTCAATCATTGCTAATGCTTTCTTTGCTGACATTTTATTCTAAGAAATTGAAAAGTTTGTTTCATTACATAAGGCACACTCCTCCCTCTAGTCCTAACCCTAAACATATCTCCTTCAAATTAGTTACTTTGATGCTGAGACACGTAATCGCACtcaaaagggaaaaaaacctCTGCGGCCTGTGCGGTGCTTTTAAGAGTTTTCTGTGTATTAAGTATTGACCTTATTACAAGACTCAATTAACCTGTGGGGCCTtactgaaatattttttgtgcgTCACAATGTGCAGTTTATCATATGCGACAACTCTTATCATCCAATTCGCAGACAATTTATGAAATCTCAATTTATGAAATATCAATTTATGAAAATTGGTCTATATCTAAAGGTTTAAAAAACTTGTTGGCTACTTAGGTTTAGAAGCCGTTGCAAGTATGAAAACAACAAGTTACGCTACACACAAACTTCGCCACAATAAGCTGAATTAAACGATTAAACATTGAACCTGAATATACGCCACAACTCGAATTAATGCCCACTGTCTACCTTATTCTTCTTATTGTCATCCTTTTCCGCCTCGCTGTCTCCCTTATCACCTGCTGGCACTTTGGCGTAGAAGGCTGACGTTTCCAGCACGTTACCGATGCAGTGAAGCAGATTCTCTCCCGCCTCAGCCATCACACTTTTTGTAGAATCTTTTGTATCGTTTCCCGAAATTTGAGAGAACGCTGAAGTCATGGATTCCAGGACAAGCAATGACTTTTCCTGTGGCGACGATACAAAGATATAAACGTGGTAAAATACCATTAGCATCGTACTAAACTTCACTGTACGTGATTTCAATGGATTCACTTGCTATTATCATGGATGAGGTACCTGATGAACGTACTTTTAAATTTGGAGGTTATTTTAAGACTCAAATCTCCCACAAGGCTCCGAATTGTACAATAAGAAGAATGAATAGCCGCTTAAGGTGCTGTGTCATGAGTTTTTCTTGGACCACTGTTTATTCAATAAACCACCATTAAAAAGGAAAGAAGCTAGCCTGAAAAATCCCACATGGGTTAACGTCTTTTTTTAATCTGCCTGAACTAAAAACCTAGAGTTCGAAGTGCATGTATGTATGACAGTTGTTGTAGCGCTCACTTTTCGTTCTTAGAATAATGCCCTCAATAAAGACTTATTTACCCTTGGGACCTCTCTGACAGTTTCTGTGTGAAAGTGTTCTTTAAGGCCTATTATCCTGTTGAGGCCTATAAGCCTGTTTATTTGTGAGGCGTAAGAAAGGAGTGCTCTTTGCATTTCACCAGCCAATAGCAAGATCTAAAAGCCTGCGTTTACGTCTGATGCCTAAGTCCCGCTTACTTGAGAGGCCTCTGACAGCTCTGTCCTGTTCGACGTCACGCCAGCGACCACAGACGCCACCTGGATGAGCTTACTTATGTCGTTGACATTCACACTCGCCATCTGTGACATCATCTCGTCTTTGATCTAAAAAAGAGGACCATTATGGGAAATCTAATGGCCGGCTGAGCTATAGGAAGAGTATTGTCGAGGCAGGTGGAGTTATGAAGTAACAAAAAATTCCCTTTCTGTTGACTTGGTATCCTGGCACCCAAAGTTTAAATTAATCAGTTCCTTTTTACGCAACAAACCTCTATTTGCCAGAGTGATATAAAACCCAATTGGCTTTTCAATCTAAAAGATCAGTGAGATTGAAACAAATGGTAATATGGGGTCACGAGCACTGCATTTTTGCCAAAATCCTGCGATTAAAATTCACGGAGAAGATGGCGGGAAGAATGGGTAATCGAACTTTACTGGAATCACATAGATATCAATTTCTTTAGACGGGGTAAACCCTTTGGGACCCGACGTAACAGCAATACACACAGGGGTCTGAAAGCGCCTATCTTGCAAAACAGCTAGTGATGGCCAATAAACTGACCCAAACTAGGAATCAGTATTACTCAAACCTTTATTTTGTCTTCCGCTGTCATATTTGTGACCGCATCGTTAGACATCATGGATAGCACCTCGTTCGCGAGATTCGTGGCTTGTTTGACATCATTGTTCTTCAGCAGTATACTCAACCTGCTATTCGCGCCAACTGTATACTGGAACAACGTCACGTTCCTCACTACCGTAGGCTTCACCTGACAGAGTTTTCCACAACAGAAACATTAGAGATGATACCCTATAGCGATTAAGGTACTAAGTATGACATTCA encodes:
- the LOC5520731 gene encoding uncharacterized protein LOC5520731 isoform X2, whose product is MQGFDNEQIMQFIYHSISLKMPVMLTSVWFLGLLVPTLLAGKPNLVRFERTTLPTSTPDKARSVGGTGASHSCKEPLGMQSGNITWKQIKFGSVFHDSYGYPYGQPRLNRTEFPPGYRSAAGKCNSSGYVAVEFKTKTLVTGIATQGYGGDEVEEWVTSFNLYYYKLNEREIKAYPHEFLGNTDRNTIVYNEIPQPREELKTIVIWPKDCHNNAGLRFELYGCVLKKSYVIWVRLEDEPFHGDLFNSLTTKYTRLAEDVKAKVASLISKLTGFLFVHVVRMSPGSVIVELDVGAVEGEVENLISNASRVLLGDATLGLDKSYFKIQDPKGTDKCKPPKITLELPKELNHAQQIRRSKSYIIKSEVLWDCGSDLSRFSTSWTFSKQYNESGYFETYIKREGYLATSYEIARDSLPYGRYYLQLDAGIKHTRMFSYAFGFFEITKTPLLVKISGPERVVKDTNDVFALDAKGSQDPDVLGQSYNTMTFEWYCKRSDEEWPYPLYTKVTRRLIQQVREARPNETLQDSGCYGTGIGRLSETGPVLTMNLLNMTGGVTYDIAMVGMKDTREEVASHSIDVARAVFTMTIQCIQNCGKYSPEKDLILKARCYGTLCDADKISYVWYVLQKKKVENEDPWIEVWRFLGKEPRMSFKPKFFDIRKEYKIMLESKAESGITSQSNFTIIANVPPQGGICKVDKLIGEAFTTKFNFSCEGWEDEDPPLSYKFQYTKDSGVRFLLQNNNNSKVTTQLPVGNTEMDYAIPVSITISDALGAGTEVEIIVKVKPTVVRNVTLFQYTVGANSRLSILLKNNDVKQATNLANEVLSMMSNDAVTNMTAEDKIKIKDEMMSQMASVNVNDISKLIQVASVVAGVTSNRTELSEASQEKSLLVLESMTSAFSQISGNDTKDSTKSVMAEAGENLLHCIGNVLETSAFYAKVPAGDKGDSEAEKDDNKKNKNKMSAKKALAMIENVGDSLLKRQTTEDEPILIQTQSIQMVLDRKKPEDLSKPKSVGNSKVALPKSDVLLRGMGTHSAVDTQMLSMKQNPYTWDASADKVKSPVLSIDLKDTSGQKLEISGLREEIELIVEGPPDAKVLPPIASFLKPSVNGSMQFHTTNVTSKDVTIQVTLIPTGGKELSVYFRHRRRPTVETHDYHTKVPDYSSCTKVSDKDLESGQVLTDYGIGDSVTQEAGYFNCTRDPYVITISQEMINGTGLYFIGLLYNHTGADAKSRRRRSCLSGRQKRDVICAEFKDPPTTPPPTPQIIRPKYDPQTDVNYSIAISAKSCLYWSEDKQKWTSDGCRVSPKIMNSSIVCLCNHLSSFGGDFFVAPNPIDFDKVWAGFANIGKTKNFVVLTTLCTIFAFYIIAVIFARRADKSDKQKVLSSVPVGQTPNGTYCYEITVYTGIWRRCGTTSNVAMKIYGDDMDTGTVPLSYSAMCDKKLFARGSVNTFIFPAEQSLGDIQHIKVWHDNSGRHPAWYLRQVVIRDVQSDHKWFFVCNKWLALEKGDGRIDKVFYASSEEEINSFKNKFYNRAATGLGDGHLWMSVVTRPPTSPFTRVQRVTCCLCVLLTAMVTNAMFYQFGEESKDSFQLGPLVLSVKQIIIGIESSLLVVPINIFIVMLFKNSKRKNDNEKNQDREKKEKKGFAFPHFCIYVAWVLAISASLASATFTLFYSMMWGREVSNQWLTSILVSFSQDVIFIQPIKVVIVASLLAFIIKKAPEEQMEKEESAHAQKNGGASHFSKVKGEIEEPKSPKREEMEVFRQYRVRVLNMARTLIELFFYLTFAWMLMVLCYGSRSVGRFLMTKGIDDILIKFDKIGSEENFWKWAETYMVPGMYDPTWYNNQPFEYKEGFLSNRIGYLVGMPRLRQLRVENDECPIGDRYDSFATRLRPCYPHYSFKAEYKTLYNRPGWDALTQNETFFHSEFELYQMCPRPWRYKTASSLHTLPFQGDKDLYGGGGYVADLGYTASSALRVMHNLKKNNWIDERTRAVFMEVLVFEPSNSYFSAVTYLYERLATGGGTTYRSIKTMSLYGSRSHGLQSLYAVCELVLILIVIYFIIAELIKLYRQRCAYFKSAWNWIEIIQVLAAIATIVLSIFRRYHASQLVNRVHENPFKTSSFHYVVMWSEIENALMAVLIFVITVKLLRILKFNKHISLLAGSMKKSAKRLVSYSVVFLVAFIAFAQVAFLAFGPTTTAYSTVVRVFRTQFSMFVGGDPDWEALKSSSGFIGPIYFFGYMTAMATILINMFIAILNEAYKEVHAFRNQDPEDTKMMQVFIDYATGRLKDNMSKIKDTKLFPTSQQYDVGNPWRYESETEQKYTTLGWGDSRSQAVANNEDDVNILEEVKGCFKGLRYELAALSLWSRSRKYKVEKAFKESNRDASSDFAQEYCRGMKMKATSITNSIHNVTDDFFGKKRETALLDDYDGFSSAIDEEGVSRYDSEVSGYGDDISLVGRRFKDKDSLVKNAEDRETII